A single region of the Dehalococcoides mccartyi genome encodes:
- a CDS encoding C-GCAxxG-C-C family protein, translating into MSDTAASAQSLHEQGFNCAQSILGAFAPSLGIETGIAFKLASAFGGGMAARGDSCGVISGGLMVIGLKFGQTSAENKAAREKCNRLGREYIKQFEAEFGATACRDLIKCNIGTPEGAKLVKEKGLREGLCSNLVYSGAQMLSALIEQA; encoded by the coding sequence ATGAGTGATACAGCCGCTTCAGCCCAGAGCCTGCATGAGCAGGGTTTTAACTGCGCCCAGTCTATTTTAGGTGCTTTTGCCCCGTCTCTGGGTATTGAAACCGGGATAGCTTTTAAACTGGCTTCTGCTTTCGGCGGGGGCATGGCGGCGCGGGGAGACAGCTGCGGGGTAATCAGCGGCGGGCTGATGGTAATAGGGCTGAAATTCGGGCAGACTTCGGCTGAAAATAAAGCGGCCAGAGAAAAGTGCAACCGCCTGGGCCGTGAATATATAAAGCAGTTTGAAGCCGAATTTGGGGCAACGGCTTGCCGTGACCTTATCAAGTGCAATATCGGTACTCCGGAGGGGGCAAAACTGGTAAAAGAAAAAGGCCTTCGTGAAGGCCTTTGTTCAAACCTGGTTTACAGCGGGGCGCAAATGCTTTCCGCCCTTATAGAGCAGGCTTAG
- the ychF gene encoding redox-regulated ATPase YchF, whose protein sequence is MAVTIGIIGLAKSGRTTIFNAATRSNAATGSYSQSSSANVGIVKVPDARLTPLEEMFHPKKLTPAEIKYFDVGASLKGGTKDSSFSGELLTQLQNVDALLNVIRAFEDTAIPLPAGGLNAERDLTTMNAELIFSDLTIIEKRLNRIGSQMKGAKPPERAALEREKELMARIKEAMEKDIPARDIELDEEEAKILSGYQFLSSKPVLMVINIGEDDLPKAAEMEAELNGRYGGKNYRVIVMCGKLEAELINMDEAEAAEFRSSYGLKETGLDRTIRASYELLDLISFFTVGPDEVRAWTITRGTIAQKAAGKIHSDIERGFIRAEIVHVNDLLAAGSLAEVRKRGQLRLEGKTYIVQDGDTANFLFNV, encoded by the coding sequence ATGGCAGTAACAATAGGTATAATAGGTCTGGCAAAAAGCGGCCGCACTACCATTTTCAACGCCGCCACCCGCAGTAACGCCGCCACCGGCTCTTATTCTCAGAGCAGTTCGGCCAACGTAGGCATAGTGAAAGTGCCCGATGCCCGTTTGACTCCGCTAGAGGAGATGTTTCACCCCAAGAAACTCACCCCGGCTGAAATAAAATATTTTGACGTGGGGGCTTCCCTTAAGGGCGGCACCAAAGACAGCTCTTTTTCAGGTGAACTTTTAACCCAGCTGCAAAACGTGGATGCCCTGCTGAATGTTATTAGGGCATTTGAAGATACCGCCATTCCCCTGCCCGCCGGCGGCCTGAACGCAGAGCGTGACCTGACCACCATGAATGCCGAGCTTATTTTTTCAGACCTGACCATTATTGAAAAAAGGCTTAACCGCATTGGCAGCCAGATGAAAGGTGCCAAACCCCCGGAAAGAGCCGCTCTGGAGCGGGAAAAAGAGCTCATGGCCAGAATCAAAGAAGCCATGGAGAAAGATATCCCCGCCCGTGATATTGAACTGGACGAAGAAGAAGCCAAAATACTCTCCGGATACCAGTTTCTAAGCAGTAAACCGGTGCTTATGGTGATAAATATAGGCGAAGATGACCTGCCCAAAGCCGCCGAAATGGAGGCCGAACTCAACGGCCGCTACGGAGGCAAAAACTATAGGGTGATTGTAATGTGCGGCAAACTGGAAGCCGAGCTGATAAACATGGACGAGGCCGAAGCCGCCGAGTTCCGCTCCAGCTACGGGCTTAAAGAGACCGGGCTGGACCGCACCATAAGGGCTTCGTATGAGCTTTTAGACCTTATATCCTTTTTTACCGTAGGTCCTGACGAAGTGCGCGCCTGGACTATTACCCGCGGGACTATAGCCCAGAAAGCCGCCGGTAAAATCCACTCTGATATCGAGCGGGGGTTTATACGGGCGGAAATTGTCCACGTAAATGACCTGCTTGCGGCCGGTTCACTGGCAGAGGTCAGAAAACGCGGTCAGCTGAGACTGGAAGGTAAAACCTATATAGTACAGGACGGGGACACCGCCAACTTCCTGTTTAATGTCTAA
- the holA gene encoding DNA polymerase III subunit delta — protein sequence MLYIFTGSDDFSLKERLKQIKLALGDESLSSANTTMLEGKNLTAAELQNYVQTVPFLAPARLVIVNGLLERFEGSKGKAAAKDTASKTSPDEFARALSNLPPTTLAVLLDYTSSKDGDYREKEKVSSLASNPLFKLVSPGAEVKHFAPLSAQNLPGWVMQRAKQSSIQMSVPAARLLARFVGADLWALSSEIEKLGLYAQGRVIEEADVENMVGYAQEVNIFALVDAVLDRKVKDAQQSLAAFTAGGGSPGFLLFMLVRQLRLMVRYTALKKRGLKEAEIFKAMGGSEYALRKTASQAACQNMDSLKSMYFKLLETDFNIKTGRFEPELAMGLLVAELCGRK from the coding sequence TTGCTGTATATTTTTACCGGCAGTGATGATTTTTCCCTGAAAGAACGCCTGAAGCAGATAAAACTGGCTTTGGGTGATGAGTCTTTGTCCTCTGCCAATACCACCATGCTGGAGGGCAAAAACCTGACGGCTGCTGAACTTCAAAACTATGTGCAGACGGTTCCCTTTTTAGCCCCTGCCCGGTTGGTCATAGTAAATGGCCTGCTGGAGAGGTTTGAAGGCTCAAAAGGTAAAGCTGCCGCTAAGGATACCGCAAGCAAAACCAGCCCGGATGAATTTGCCCGGGCGCTGTCTAATCTGCCCCCCACAACCCTGGCGGTGCTTCTGGACTATACCTCCTCCAAAGACGGTGACTACCGTGAAAAAGAAAAAGTATCCTCTTTGGCCTCAAACCCCCTTTTTAAGCTGGTAAGCCCCGGTGCCGAGGTAAAGCACTTTGCACCTTTATCCGCTCAAAATTTGCCCGGTTGGGTAATGCAGCGTGCCAAACAGTCTTCTATCCAGATGTCTGTTCCGGCTGCCCGTTTGCTGGCCCGTTTTGTGGGGGCGGATTTGTGGGCACTTTCCTCCGAGATTGAGAAACTGGGGTTGTATGCCCAGGGGCGGGTGATAGAGGAAGCAGATGTTGAGAATATGGTGGGTTATGCCCAGGAAGTAAATATATTTGCTCTGGTGGATGCCGTACTGGACCGCAAGGTTAAAGACGCCCAGCAGTCTCTGGCGGCTTTTACTGCCGGCGGCGGGTCACCCGGTTTTTTGCTGTTTATGCTGGTACGCCAGCTGCGGCTGATGGTGCGTTATACCGCCCTTAAAAAACGGGGGCTGAAAGAGGCCGAGATTTTTAAAGCTATGGGCGGCTCTGAGTACGCCCTTAGGAAAACAGCCTCTCAGGCGGCCTGCCAGAACATGGACAGCCTTAAATCTATGTACTTCAAACTGCTGGAAACAGACTTTAATATAAAAACCGGCCGCTTTGAACCTGAGCTGGCCATGGGTTTGCTGGTTGCCGAACTTTGCGGGAGAAAATAG
- a CDS encoding VTT domain-containing protein, which produces MEEKRKQSLKEQLKAVNWGSLLLTFGALIALSFLLAWGLNSLVDSLEIPLDEYAWLTYLLVFVMSILANATVIAPVPFAISIMVAAATNFNPVMVALFGALGGSLGEMSGYFAGRLGKKLAIPEGLVGYSRVESWIQKYGAWAIAFLAAQPVVPFDVGGLIAGLARMPVHKFLPALFLGKFPKYIVMVYAGIGLIDWLPFLKS; this is translated from the coding sequence TTGGAAGAAAAACGAAAACAGTCACTGAAAGAACAGTTGAAAGCCGTAAACTGGGGCAGCCTGCTGCTGACCTTCGGGGCTCTTATAGCACTCAGCTTTCTGCTGGCTTGGGGGCTGAATTCGCTGGTGGACAGTCTGGAAATACCCCTTGATGAATATGCCTGGCTGACCTATCTTTTGGTTTTTGTTATGTCTATACTGGCCAACGCTACCGTAATAGCCCCGGTGCCATTTGCCATTTCCATCATGGTTGCGGCCGCTACCAATTTTAACCCGGTGATGGTAGCCCTGTTTGGTGCTTTGGGTGGCAGTCTGGGTGAAATGAGCGGTTATTTTGCCGGCCGTCTGGGCAAGAAACTGGCTATTCCCGAAGGGCTGGTGGGTTACAGCCGGGTGGAAAGCTGGATACAAAAATACGGGGCTTGGGCAATTGCCTTTCTGGCTGCCCAGCCGGTAGTGCCTTTTGATGTGGGCGGGCTTATTGCCGGGTTGGCACGCATGCCCGTTCACAAGTTTTTGCCAGCCCTTTTTCTGGGTAAATTCCCCAAGTATATTGTGATGGTGTATGCCGGAATAGGCCTGATAGACTGGCTGCCTTTCCTGAAGAGCTAG
- a CDS encoding ROK family protein, with protein sequence MNQSNLEVILKPCLCLDIGGSKIRSAVVTHDGRVVAWEQEPTCARNGAEGVFENICRVFERLLERNNLCLSQFEALSAAVAGGIDMPNGLVTQSPHLPAWRDVPLRDMLAERYLKTFLINDASAAALAEHKLGAGRGVKNLVYLTVSTGIGGGIIINDELYLGQSGCAGEIGHMCLDINGTEDVCGNVGCLETLASGTAIVRRVQAELAGGGFSLLSERFRADYSALTAEDIGLAASEGDRLCQGVIRRAGEYLGIGLAGIANIFNPELIILGGGVSKLGEIFIEPARKMLFKRAFRLAGDDVRLVASFLGDNAGVTGAALYAYGCLGDGNKTP encoded by the coding sequence GTGAACCAAAGTAATTTAGAGGTCATACTTAAGCCCTGTTTGTGCCTGGATATAGGCGGCAGTAAAATCCGCTCGGCGGTAGTGACCCATGACGGACGGGTGGTGGCCTGGGAACAGGAGCCTACCTGCGCCCGGAACGGGGCGGAGGGTGTATTTGAGAATATATGCCGGGTGTTTGAGCGCCTGCTTGAGCGTAACAACCTTTGTCTTTCCCAGTTTGAGGCCCTTTCTGCGGCGGTAGCCGGGGGCATAGATATGCCAAACGGACTAGTTACCCAGTCTCCCCATCTGCCCGCCTGGCGGGATGTACCCCTTCGGGATATGCTGGCAGAGCGTTATCTTAAAACATTCCTTATAAATGATGCCTCCGCCGCTGCTTTGGCCGAACACAAACTGGGAGCGGGGCGGGGGGTTAAAAACCTGGTTTACCTGACGGTCTCCACCGGTATCGGGGGCGGTATTATTATAAATGATGAGCTTTATCTGGGGCAGAGCGGCTGTGCCGGTGAAATAGGTCATATGTGTCTGGATATAAACGGCACTGAAGATGTCTGCGGCAATGTAGGCTGTCTGGAAACGCTGGCTTCGGGTACGGCTATTGTCCGCAGGGTTCAGGCTGAACTTGCCGGGGGTGGGTTTTCCCTGCTTTCAGAGCGGTTTAGGGCGGATTACTCTGCTTTGACGGCCGAGGATATCGGCCTGGCGGCTTCCGAAGGTGACAGGCTGTGCCAGGGGGTTATCCGCCGGGCAGGTGAATACTTGGGAATAGGGCTGGCCGGTATTGCCAATATATTTAACCCTGAGCTTATTATACTGGGGGGCGGGGTTTCCAAACTGGGGGAGATTTTTATTGAACCTGCCCGCAAAATGCTTTTCAAACGGGCCTTCCGTCTGGCGGGGGATGATGTCCGGCTGGTTGCTTCGTTTCTGGGGGATAATGCCGGGGTGACCGGGGCGGCACTTTATGCCTACGGCTGTCTGGGGGACGGAAATAAAACCCCTTAG
- the alaS gene encoding alanine--tRNA ligase, whose translation MFSSDELRENYLKFFEEKGHKRIASSSLIPHNDPTLLLTTAGMVQFKPYYLGVAKPENPRMISCQKCFRTTDIESVGDASHLTMFEMLGNFSIGNYFKKEAIAWAWEYVTQRLNIPAERLWVTVYLDDDEAIALWKEQGVPEGRIVRLGAADNFWGPAGDSGPCGPCSEIHYDFGQEMGCGKADCNPSCKCGRFCEIWNLVFVQFNQDKSGKRQNLPAPSIDTGMGLERLTILMQSRKNVYETDIFAPVIEKACQLSGKKYGCDTATDRALRIVSEHSRGITFLIADGVIPDKAGRGYVLRRLLRRAVLFGRRLGLEKPFLVDMAGAVIARMSGIYPELKKRQTYVLEMIASEEARFSETLATGLELLEEIVRQTNGGQISGQDAFKLYDTYGFPVEMTTEIAAERGLSVDLGGFEAEMEVQRTKARSSRKFSFDAAATAEAVKNMRHGEKTCFVGYELTRQKSTVMDILTEGGSVDSIEEGDEASIVLDESPFYAEMGGQVGDTGEIITGGGRFEVKNTLHLPNGVFLHQGRVISGCLKISESAAAHIDEERRRDIARNHTATHILQTALRQVLGEQVQQRGSVVTPERLRFDFSHLRPMTKDEIRRAEEFVNDKIRRNLPVYAEEMPYRHALEEGVTALFGEKYGDRVRVLRVGRPAVSAELCGGTHVSASGEISLFKIVSESSVGAGLRRIEAVTGREAEAYINLQQDSLSELSGMLEAAPEESPRKLAELKEEIDTLKKTVQNLERQMSRGEAEELLSKAEDYKGIKLLVSRMTSVNADTLRGTADFLRDKLGSGVIVLGTVSEDKPFFLCMVTPDLIEKGYHAGNIVKKLSQIAGGGGGGKPNMAQGGGRDKAKLDEALQAVKGML comes from the coding sequence TTGTTTAGCAGTGATGAATTACGCGAAAATTATCTGAAATTTTTTGAGGAGAAGGGGCATAAAAGGATTGCCAGCTCTTCTCTGATACCCCACAATGACCCCACCCTTCTTTTAACTACCGCCGGCATGGTGCAGTTTAAGCCCTATTATCTGGGGGTGGCCAAGCCGGAAAACCCGCGTATGATTTCCTGCCAGAAGTGTTTCCGCACTACCGATATTGAATCCGTGGGGGATGCCAGCCACCTGACCATGTTTGAAATGCTGGGCAATTTCAGTATCGGCAATTACTTTAAAAAAGAGGCTATTGCCTGGGCTTGGGAATATGTGACCCAAAGGCTTAATATACCTGCCGAAAGGCTCTGGGTGACAGTTTATCTGGATGATGATGAGGCTATTGCCCTCTGGAAGGAACAGGGAGTACCCGAAGGGCGGATAGTCCGTCTGGGTGCGGCTGATAACTTCTGGGGGCCGGCCGGGGATTCAGGCCCCTGCGGCCCGTGCAGTGAAATCCATTATGATTTCGGGCAGGAAATGGGCTGCGGCAAGGCTGATTGCAATCCCTCCTGCAAGTGCGGCCGTTTTTGTGAAATATGGAATCTGGTATTTGTCCAGTTTAATCAGGATAAAAGTGGCAAACGCCAGAATCTGCCTGCCCCCAGCATTGACACCGGGATGGGGCTGGAACGCTTAACTATCCTGATGCAGTCCAGGAAAAACGTATATGAAACCGATATATTTGCCCCCGTTATAGAAAAAGCCTGTCAGCTTTCGGGTAAGAAATACGGGTGTGATACCGCAACGGATAGAGCTTTACGGATAGTCTCCGAACACAGCCGGGGCATTACCTTCCTGATTGCAGACGGGGTTATCCCGGATAAGGCAGGGCGGGGGTATGTGCTTCGCCGCCTGCTTCGGCGGGCAGTCCTTTTCGGACGCAGGCTGGGTCTTGAAAAACCCTTTCTGGTGGACATGGCCGGGGCTGTTATTGCCCGCATGAGCGGCATTTATCCCGAACTTAAAAAACGCCAGACCTATGTACTGGAGATGATAGCCAGTGAGGAGGCTCGTTTTTCGGAAACGCTGGCTACAGGGCTTGAGCTTCTGGAAGAAATAGTCCGCCAGACCAATGGCGGGCAGATTTCCGGTCAGGATGCCTTTAAACTGTATGATACTTACGGTTTCCCGGTGGAAATGACCACCGAAATAGCCGCCGAGAGGGGCTTGAGTGTAGACCTTGGCGGGTTTGAAGCCGAAATGGAAGTCCAGCGTACCAAAGCCCGTTCCAGCCGCAAGTTCAGTTTTGATGCGGCGGCTACTGCCGAGGCAGTCAAGAATATGCGCCACGGGGAAAAGACCTGTTTTGTGGGTTACGAACTTACCCGCCAGAAATCAACTGTTATGGATATTTTGACCGAAGGCGGCAGTGTTGACAGCATAGAAGAGGGTGATGAGGCCAGTATAGTGCTGGATGAAAGCCCTTTTTATGCCGAGATGGGCGGACAGGTGGGTGATACCGGTGAGATTATAACCGGCGGCGGGCGTTTTGAGGTTAAAAATACCCTTCACCTGCCTAACGGGGTTTTTCTGCATCAGGGCAGGGTAATAAGCGGCTGCCTGAAAATATCTGAGTCAGCCGCTGCCCATATTGACGAAGAACGCAGGCGGGATATTGCCCGTAATCATACCGCCACCCATATACTCCAGACAGCTCTCAGACAGGTGCTGGGTGAGCAGGTTCAGCAAAGGGGTTCGGTGGTGACGCCTGAGCGCCTCCGCTTTGACTTTTCCCATTTGAGACCCATGACCAAAGACGAAATCCGCCGGGCAGAGGAATTTGTAAATGACAAAATCCGCCGCAACCTGCCCGTTTATGCCGAAGAAATGCCCTACCGCCATGCCCTGGAAGAGGGTGTAACCGCTCTTTTCGGGGAAAAATACGGTGACAGGGTGCGGGTGCTTAGAGTAGGGCGTCCGGCTGTTTCAGCCGAACTTTGCGGCGGTACCCATGTGAGTGCCAGCGGCGAAATAAGCCTGTTCAAAATAGTCAGTGAGAGCAGTGTGGGGGCAGGCCTTCGGCGGATTGAAGCTGTAACCGGGCGTGAGGCCGAGGCTTATATTAACCTTCAGCAGGACAGCTTATCCGAGCTTTCAGGTATGCTGGAAGCTGCGCCTGAGGAATCTCCCCGCAAACTGGCTGAACTTAAAGAAGAAATAGATACGCTTAAGAAAACAGTCCAGAATCTGGAACGCCAGATGTCCCGCGGAGAGGCGGAAGAGCTGCTTTCCAAAGCTGAAGATTATAAAGGGATTAAACTGCTGGTCAGCCGCATGACTTCGGTCAATGCGGATACCCTGCGTGGAACGGCTGATTTCCTGCGGGACAAGCTGGGCAGCGGGGTAATAGTGCTGGGTACGGTCAGCGAGGACAAGCCCTTTTTCCTGTGCATGGTAACGCCGGACCTTATTGAGAAAGGTTATCATGCCGGCAATATAGTCAAAAAACTTTCCCAGATAGCCGGCGGCGGCGGCGGCGGCAAGCCGAATATGGCTCAGGGCGGCGGGCGTGACAAAGCCAAACTGGACGAAGCCCTGCAGGCTGTAAAGGGAATGCTATAA
- the ruvX gene encoding Holliday junction resolvase RuvX, whose product MGDKWIGVALSDPLRILASPLVILRRDNDVKTVENIEALVKTHQPDLLVVGLPVSLNGTIGPQAEKVKAFSGLLSQSLNTEIVFRDERFSTDEARRKMNDSGKNNKTVRDDAAAAAVILQDYLDETNPPCFQP is encoded by the coding sequence GTGGGCGACAAGTGGATAGGGGTGGCTTTGAGCGACCCCTTGCGGATACTGGCTTCGCCTTTGGTTATCCTCCGGCGTGACAATGATGTAAAGACAGTGGAAAACATTGAAGCTTTAGTCAAAACCCACCAGCCGGATTTGCTTGTTGTCGGCTTGCCGGTATCTCTGAACGGGACTATCGGGCCTCAGGCGGAAAAGGTAAAGGCCTTTAGCGGGCTGCTTTCGCAGAGTTTAAATACCGAAATTGTTTTTCGGGATGAACGCTTCTCCACAGACGAAGCCCGCCGCAAAATGAATGACAGCGGCAAAAATAATAAAACTGTCCGGGATGATGCGGCCGCGGCCGCAGTTATTTTGCAGGACTATCTGGACGAGACTAATCCGCCCTGCTTCCAGCCTTAA
- the tgt gene encoding tRNA guanosine(34) transglycosylase Tgt has translation MDKSFILNKTSPRSSARRGQLLTAHGKVETPVFCPVGSQATVKTLTPEDLKSVNVDMILSNTYHLYLRPGIPVVKEMGGLHKFMNWDGVILTDSGGYQIFSLANLRKLDEGGVSFRSHIDGSTRYITPEDAVSFQQDLGSDIAMVLDECPHSEASENEVLAAMERTHQWAKRCLAAHTLKSQHLFAIVQGGLSPVLRQQSAEYLASLDFPGYALGGLSLGEPKDITFETVRHTLRFLPGNKPRYLMGVGAPEDLLEGVSCGVDIFDCVLPTRVARNGAFFSRLGRLNIRNASFATQKGPVDPECNCYTCRNYSAAYLHHLFRCEEILAYRLATIHNIAFLSNLMQEVRTSIEKDCFEEFKGDFLARYQPTNESVRIEQKQKWLSARSGETPS, from the coding sequence TTGGATAAATCCTTTATATTAAATAAAACCAGCCCCCGCAGTTCTGCCCGCCGCGGCCAGCTGCTTACAGCCCACGGCAAGGTGGAGACGCCTGTTTTCTGCCCGGTAGGCAGCCAGGCCACTGTAAAAACCCTTACCCCCGAAGACTTAAAATCTGTTAACGTAGATATGATATTGTCCAATACTTACCACCTGTATCTCCGCCCCGGCATACCCGTAGTCAAAGAAATGGGCGGTTTGCACAAATTTATGAATTGGGACGGGGTTATCCTGACTGACAGCGGTGGCTACCAGATATTTTCACTGGCCAATCTGCGCAAGCTGGATGAAGGCGGGGTCAGTTTCCGTTCCCATATAGACGGCAGCACCCGTTACATCACCCCCGAAGATGCGGTCAGCTTCCAGCAGGACTTGGGTTCGGATATTGCCATGGTGCTGGACGAATGTCCCCATTCCGAAGCCTCCGAGAATGAGGTTTTGGCGGCTATGGAACGCACCCACCAGTGGGCAAAACGCTGTCTTGCCGCCCATACCCTGAAAAGCCAGCACCTTTTTGCCATTGTTCAGGGGGGGCTTTCCCCCGTACTCAGGCAGCAGTCTGCCGAATATCTGGCTTCGCTGGATTTCCCCGGTTATGCCCTGGGCGGGCTTTCTTTGGGTGAGCCTAAGGATATTACCTTTGAAACAGTCCGCCATACCCTGCGTTTTCTGCCCGGAAACAAGCCCCGCTACCTGATGGGAGTGGGTGCGCCGGAAGATTTGCTGGAAGGGGTAAGCTGCGGGGTAGATATATTTGACTGTGTATTGCCTACCAGAGTGGCCCGCAACGGGGCTTTTTTCAGCCGCCTGGGCAGGCTTAATATCCGCAATGCCTCTTTTGCCACCCAAAAAGGGCCGGTTGACCCGGAGTGTAACTGCTATACCTGCCGCAATTATTCGGCGGCCTACCTGCATCACCTGTTCCGCTGTGAAGAAATTCTGGCCTACCGGCTGGCTACTATACATAACATTGCCTTCCTGAGCAACCTTATGCAGGAGGTGCGTACTTCTATTGAAAAAGATTGTTTTGAAGAGTTTAAAGGGGATTTCCTGGCCCGCTATCAGCCTACCAACGAATCTGTCCGTATTGAGCAGAAACAGAAATGGCTCTCCGCCCGCAGCGGTGAAACCCCTTCCTAG
- a CDS encoding iron-containing alcohol dehydrogenase, translated as MITTFELSTRIIFGVGSISSLNHEASLLGRHALLVTGKEAVRRLGILERATFLLKEACIQTTLFDRVEPNPRSSTVDAGIALAREKGIDLIIALGGGSAMDAAKAIAFGLACEGPVWDYIKQGEYPEGDFLPLIMIPTVAASGSEANGNAVISNWEKHEKRVISDSRLQPKVSLVDPLLTLSLPPRQTAQGGVDIFCHIAEPYLTAADSSPLRDGLAELAMRLVVEYLPKAVKTPHDLQARTQLSWLSTIACSQFMSLGGKSGNMTMHGLEHALSGYYDIAHADGLAALLPAYMRNLYPVRRHRIEMLGEKVFGQTDGIAAVENWLKKNNMGFSLKELGVSEAKIDEIAAAAIVMSPWVKNHPGLLDKRVVTSLYSTAFN; from the coding sequence ATGATAACAACATTTGAGCTATCCACCCGCATTATCTTCGGGGTAGGCAGTATAAGCAGCCTTAATCACGAAGCTTCATTGCTGGGCAGACATGCCTTGCTGGTTACTGGTAAAGAAGCGGTACGCCGTTTAGGCATACTGGAACGGGCTACATTTTTGCTGAAAGAGGCCTGTATTCAAACCACCCTGTTTGACAGGGTAGAGCCCAATCCCCGCTCTTCTACAGTCGACGCCGGTATTGCCTTAGCCAGAGAAAAAGGGATAGACCTTATTATTGCTCTGGGCGGCGGGAGTGCCATGGATGCCGCTAAGGCTATTGCTTTCGGTCTGGCCTGTGAAGGGCCTGTCTGGGATTACATAAAACAGGGAGAGTACCCTGAGGGTGATTTTCTGCCCCTTATAATGATACCTACCGTTGCCGCCAGCGGCTCGGAGGCAAACGGGAATGCGGTTATTTCAAACTGGGAAAAACATGAAAAAAGGGTTATTTCCGATAGTCGCCTTCAGCCTAAAGTGTCTCTGGTAGACCCCCTGCTGACACTCAGCCTGCCTCCCCGCCAGACAGCCCAGGGAGGAGTGGATATTTTTTGCCATATAGCAGAGCCTTATCTCACCGCCGCAGACTCCTCCCCTTTGCGTGACGGTCTGGCCGAACTTGCTATGCGTCTGGTGGTGGAGTATTTGCCCAAGGCGGTTAAGACCCCGCATGACCTTCAAGCCCGCACCCAGCTTAGCTGGCTTTCAACCATTGCCTGTTCCCAGTTCATGTCACTGGGCGGCAAAAGCGGCAATATGACCATGCACGGTTTGGAGCATGCCTTAAGCGGTTACTATGATATTGCCCACGCTGACGGTTTGGCTGCCCTTTTGCCGGCTTACATGAGAAACCTTTACCCTGTTCGCCGCCACCGCATAGAAATGCTGGGGGAAAAAGTATTCGGGCAGACAGACGGGATAGCGGCAGTTGAAAACTGGCTCAAAAAAAATAATATGGGTTTCAGTCTGAAAGAGCTGGGGGTTTCCGAAGCTAAAATAGATGAAATAGCGGCGGCTGCAATCGTGATGTCACCCTGGGTGAAAAACCACCCCGGTCTCCTTGACAAGAGGGTAGTCACAAGTCTATACTCTACTGCTTTTAATTAA